The nucleotide sequence TTTTTGCTGTAGAACACTTGAACTAGTCCGCCCTCTGAAATATAATCACATTCGACTTACGTGAGGCTTTGAGATGAATAAAGGTGAATTGGTTGACAAAATTGCTGAAAATGCGAACGTCACCAAGAAAGAAGCAGATGCTATCCTGACGGCAATGCTGGAAGTGATTCTGGAAACAGTTGCTAAGGGTGAGAAGGTTACCTTGGTCGGGTTTGGAACATTTGAAGCAAGAGATCGGCAAGCCCGGGAAGGTCGTAATCCTTCTACAGGGGAACCCATCAAAATTCCTGCGACCAGAGTTCCTGCTTTTAGTGCAGGCAAACAATTCAAAGACCGGGTGGTTAATCTCAATGAATGACCCCGGTTGGTTGCTGGCCTGAATGTTCGTAAAGCAGTCCAGAGTTGGGCTGCTTTCATAGTTTTGGACTGTCTCAGTCCCTGAAGTGTGCCCCTTGAGTTGTTCAAATCAGCATTCACATCCCAGCGGTGCCAGAGTACGATGGGATTGACCTCTACGTACAGGATCTCATGGGGCAACGCCGCTGGGGAGACACCCGCACTGATCGGCAATTTATTAGTGCATTCATGAGGTGCATCAATGAGATTAAAAGCATCGAAGCTCCTTATCTGTCAAAGCCTCATAACTCCCCAGACTATTGGGCTTTTCTTACCCTTTTAATGATCATGGAGCGGCAGGCTAAATACCTTAAATTGGACGATAGAGAGATTCAGACCTTTGCTTCCTATATGCTTACCATTGCCGCCAGTCTACTAATTGAGCAGGAATTTTCCAATGACGAAATTTTGGAAGCCCTTCAGCTAGATGATGAAAGCCTGATGGCACTCAGACGGCTGGTTAGCAAACACGGGAAATAGTAGATTAGAGAGTTTGGTGTCCCTGAAACCCTACCCCCTGGACTATACTGACGTTGTTCTATTTGTGAAGTAAGCTTGAGGAAAGTGTGCCAGTTCCCTGATAGACAAAGCATAATGCGTCATAAGGCAATTATTGAGAATCGCTTGTTCTAGATGAGGGATAACCCGGAGATTCCGGTTATGGTTCAGTTTCATATTCAGGCAGACAGTGATATTCCAGCTTCGACTCAGCTTTACAACCAGATATTGTTTGCGATCGCTTCCCGACAGTTTCCCCCAGGGCATCGCCTACCCAGTACTCGTCAGTTAGCCATGCAAACCGGGCTACATCGCAACACCATCAGTAAGGTTTACCGTCAGTTAGAAGAAGCAGGCGTCGTTGATGCCCAGGCTGGTTCTGGTATCTATGTCCGTGATCCGATTCAGGATGGAGGAGCAAAAGTCAAATCTCCCATCCTGGATCAGCATCCGGAAGCCTATCGGGTTGTTCAGCATAGCCTGGATGAGTTATTGCGCATGGGATGCTCACTCAACCAGGCACGGGAGCTATTACTGGCAGAAATTGACTGGCGGTTGCGATGCAGCGCTCAAGTGCTGATTACAGCCCCTACCCATGATATTGGTGCGGGACAGTGGATGGTGCGCGAGCTAGAACGGGCACTGAATATTCCAGTTCAGCTTGTGCCAATGGAAGAGTTGGGGCAAGTACTGGATCAAACCCGGTCTGGGACGGTGGTCACCAGCCGCTACTTTATTGCCGATGCGGAGGCGATCGCAGCTCCCAAGTCAGTCCGGGTAATTCCGGTCGATATCTACGATTTTGACGCGGAGATTAAGTTGATCAGAAAGCTACCCAAAGGAGCCTGTCTGGGGCTGGTCAGCCTTAGCTCTGGGACTGTTGGCGTGGCCGAGGTGATTGTCCATAGCCTG is from Leptothermofonsia sichuanensis E412 and encodes:
- a CDS encoding HU family DNA-binding protein, whose product is MNKGELVDKIAENANVTKKEADAILTAMLEVILETVAKGEKVTLVGFGTFEARDRQAREGRNPSTGEPIKIPATRVPAFSAGKQFKDRVVNLNE
- a CDS encoding GntR family transcriptional regulator, whose protein sequence is MVQFHIQADSDIPASTQLYNQILFAIASRQFPPGHRLPSTRQLAMQTGLHRNTISKVYRQLEEAGVVDAQAGSGIYVRDPIQDGGAKVKSPILDQHPEAYRVVQHSLDELLRMGCSLNQARELLLAEIDWRLRCSAQVLITAPTHDIGAGQWMVRELERALNIPVQLVPMEELGQVLDQTRSGTVVTSRYFIADAEAIAAPKSVRVIPVDIYDFDAEIKLIRKLPKGACLGLVSLSSGTVGVAEVIVHSLRGDDLLVMTCQLGDTYKLNAIVRSAQTIISDQASCSTVKAAIASARDDLIRPPQLICCENFIVSKSIELLKRELGLE